ACGTTAACACTTTGAGTTCGTGCTCAGCGCATTTCCATTTGACAGTTGGACAGAAGTATCACAGTTGTCCATTAGTCTGGCCGCCTGGACACCTATGCAATCTATGACTACTCGCACAGGCCATTCTTCTTCTTCATTGATGGTGGACAATGGTGAACTGCTGCCACTGGAACTAGAGATTGAACTTGAACTTCTAGATCGCGAATTACGGCTCCTAGGACTCATTGTGGGGCTATTTTGAGGTGAGTTAGTTGGTGGAAATGTTGAGTTTGATGTTGAATTTGTTGATGGGTTATTGACTTCTAGATTATTGTTGTTCTCAGCTTCAGACCTAGATGGAGAATGGAAGGAAACACAATTAGAGAGGTGTGAAATCAGTATAAACTAGAATTTCGAATGAAAGGCTAATTTCAAATGatactttttaaacagaaaCTAGCAAGACCGTAGccaggataaattttttttcggggggATATGGTAAGAAGCAAGGACAGTTTCACACATGCAAAGTAGGGGAAaaacattgtaacaaatattgtttattctgttgtctgcaaaagttaaactagtaattaaaaaatattacataataattatttttcaattaatattgcataataattataatcaatttgtaaacaaagtttacaaataCATGCGACGgggaattgaagaaaattttttcgattacttttttaGGACAAATCGGAATATcccgaaatatgcttaataaagtaAGCCCTGTTAGCCTTTCATCTTCAGTAGCATTTCTAGTTGCTGTTTTTACGCgtttaagaatagaaaaagtTCTTTCTGCAGTTGCTGTGGTAATTGGCAACGTAGCCAATATTGATAACAAGCAATAAATGTTTGGGTAAAAGATACTGTCACATTCTTCCATTGCTGAAAGTGCCGTATCTGGTCTACTAAGGGGTTCACGCTGGTTCCACTCTGATGCCCATACTTCTATTTCTCCCATGAGGTTTTCGATGTCCATGAAATCTGCGTAGATTCAGacattgcataaattaatatgctgaaaaacaattgatttcAGGGGAGGAGTCTAACCGAAGGAAAGATGAGCCACAAGGTCAAGTGAAGTTGATGCACTAGCGAAGGTGGTGTACTGGGAAAAAGTTTGATtcgacagtttttgtttttctttttactgagaggctcaaagaaagactaaaaagtttgaatcccagaatTTCGGGGGGGGAGGATTTTTCCCGACGGTCCCCCCCTGGCTACGGGCCTGGAAActagtattttattgttatataaaatttaatcaatattttctatattagtattttctaga
This window of the Parasteatoda tepidariorum isolate YZ-2023 chromosome 4, CAS_Ptep_4.0, whole genome shotgun sequence genome carries:
- the LOC107452083 gene encoding bromodomain-containing protein DDB_G0270170 isoform X3, yielding MESLKIIYPMFSKSTVDNSDSSYMEEIRSIRPRPFNNMEQLESPPSYDEAIRQELFRFQLPATPMHGSEAENNNNLEVNNPSTNSTSNSTFPPTNSPQNSPTMSPRSRNSRSRSSSSISSSSGSSSPLSTINEEEEWPVRVVIDCIGVQAARLMDNCDTSVQLSNGNALSTNSKC
- the LOC107452083 gene encoding uncharacterized protein isoform X2; the encoded protein is MFIIYPGLLTVLLVVLCVIGILAVTFRSCFPACCCKKNTDDQTGNTDQPSGRRNLAFDHQEEIRSIRPRPFNNMEQLESPPSYDEAIRQELFRFQLPATPMHGSEAENNNNLEVNNPSTNSTSNSTFPPTNSPQNSPTMSPRSRNSRSRSSSSISSSSGSSSPLSTINEEEEWPVRVVIDCIGVQAARLMDNCDTSVQLSNGNALSTNSKC
- the LOC107452083 gene encoding uncharacterized protein isoform X1 yields the protein MNIVTYLILLTVLLVVLCVIGILAVTFRSCFPACCCKKNTDDQTGNTDQPSGRRNLAFDHQEEIRSIRPRPFNNMEQLESPPSYDEAIRQELFRFQLPATPMHGSEAENNNNLEVNNPSTNSTSNSTFPPTNSPQNSPTMSPRSRNSRSRSSSSISSSSGSSSPLSTINEEEEWPVRVVIDCIGVQAARLMDNCDTSVQLSNGNALSTNSKC